The following are from one region of the Deltaproteobacteria bacterium genome:
- a CDS encoding acyl-CoA dehydrogenase family protein, producing the protein MDFKLNSEQEAIQSAARDFAKGEFDKEIALEHERNHSFPTKIWKKACELGFVGIHYPEAYGGQDYGILENALVVEEFCRGDSGLGIALSLSDFASEIILRFGTEEQKKKYLIPITRGEAISSGGFTEPDHGSDITYLNTSAVREGDQYVINGGKTFITNGTISNFAVVLCQTDEKVQPTYRGQSVILVERDTPGYSAEEVGEKMGIKMTSTAELSFNDVRVPADNLVGEENRGFYQVLEFFDESRIEIAAQALGIAQGAFDRALAYTKERSQFGKKIAQFQVTQHKLADMATKIETARLVVYKAAWNFDQGRIDPKLTSMAKMYAGRVAVEVADEAIQLLGGYGYMLEYEVERFYRDAKIMEIYEGTKEIQKNTIASALLGKL; encoded by the coding sequence ATGGATTTCAAATTGAACAGCGAGCAGGAAGCCATTCAATCAGCGGCAAGGGATTTTGCAAAGGGGGAGTTCGACAAGGAAATCGCCCTTGAACATGAGCGGAATCATTCCTTTCCTACTAAAATCTGGAAGAAGGCCTGTGAACTGGGTTTCGTGGGAATTCACTACCCCGAGGCATACGGCGGCCAGGATTATGGAATCCTGGAAAACGCCCTCGTGGTGGAAGAGTTCTGCCGCGGGGATTCCGGCCTGGGGATTGCTCTGAGCCTGTCTGATTTTGCCTCTGAGATCATCCTGAGATTCGGGACCGAGGAGCAGAAGAAGAAATATCTCATCCCCATTACAAGAGGAGAGGCCATTTCGAGTGGAGGATTCACCGAACCGGATCATGGAAGTGACATCACCTATCTGAATACATCCGCGGTACGAGAGGGTGACCAATACGTCATCAACGGCGGCAAAACCTTTATCACCAACGGAACCATCAGCAATTTCGCAGTAGTTTTGTGCCAGACTGACGAAAAGGTCCAACCCACCTACCGGGGCCAATCTGTTATCCTGGTGGAAAGGGACACCCCGGGTTACAGCGCCGAGGAGGTGGGGGAAAAAATGGGGATCAAGATGACCTCCACCGCGGAACTCTCTTTCAATGACGTCCGTGTGCCTGCTGATAATCTTGTGGGGGAGGAAAACCGGGGCTTTTATCAGGTGCTCGAGTTTTTCGATGAGAGCCGGATCGAAATCGCGGCCCAGGCCCTGGGGATTGCCCAGGGGGCCTTTGACAGGGCCCTCGCCTATACCAAGGAGAGGAGCCAGTTCGGAAAGAAAATCGCTCAATTCCAGGTGACCCAGCACAAGTTGGCGGACATGGCCACGAAGATCGAGACCGCCCGATTGGTTGTATACAAGGCGGCCTGGAATTTCGATCAGGGAAGAATCGATCCGAAACTCACCTCCATGGCCAAGATGTACGCAGGAAGGGTCGCAGTGGAGGTGGCGGATGAGGCGATCCAACTCCTTGGAGGATACGGTTACATGCTGGAATATGAGGTGGAGCGCTTTTACAGGGATGCCAAGATCATGGAAATCTATGAGGGGACCAAGGAGATCCAGAAAAATACTATAGCCAGCGCCCTTCTTGGTAAATTGTAG
- a CDS encoding enoyl-CoA hydratase/isomerase family protein, translating into MAYETIIFEIKGAVAVLKFNRPKALNAINPDVLRETNEALSEVEKNKDIKVLVLTGEGDKSFVAGADIAYMVNLSPLGALQFSQEGHALLARLENLPIPVIACVNGFALGGGTEIAMACDFIYASENAKFGQPEINLGIMPGFGGTQRLARLVGKGRAKELCMTGAMISAREAWEMGLVNKVFPPDKLWEETMKTAELIASKGKVSLRAVKRCIDRGFDTDLSRGCQMESDSFGLCFASPDAKEGMGAFLEKRKPEFKGEI; encoded by the coding sequence ATGGCATATGAGACCATCATTTTCGAAATCAAAGGGGCGGTGGCTGTCCTCAAGTTCAATCGACCCAAGGCCTTGAACGCCATTAATCCTGATGTGCTGAGAGAGACCAACGAAGCCCTCTCCGAGGTTGAAAAAAATAAGGATATCAAAGTGTTGGTTCTTACTGGAGAAGGGGATAAGTCCTTTGTGGCTGGAGCCGATATCGCCTATATGGTCAACCTCTCGCCGCTTGGAGCCTTACAGTTTTCTCAGGAAGGACATGCCCTCTTGGCACGCCTCGAGAATCTCCCCATCCCGGTGATTGCCTGTGTCAACGGCTTTGCCCTAGGAGGCGGCACCGAGATCGCGATGGCCTGCGATTTTATCTATGCCTCGGAGAATGCCAAATTCGGGCAACCGGAGATCAATCTCGGGATCATGCCGGGATTCGGTGGCACCCAGAGGCTCGCACGCTTGGTAGGAAAAGGAAGGGCCAAGGAACTGTGCATGACCGGAGCAATGATCAGCGCCCGTGAGGCCTGGGAAATGGGCCTCGTAAATAAAGTTTTTCCTCCGGATAAGCTCTGGGAGGAGACCATGAAGACCGCTGAGCTCATCGCCTCCAAGGGTAAGGTTTCCTTGAGGGCGGTCAAGCGATGTATCGATCGGGGTTTCGATACGGACCTGTCGCGGGGTTGCCAGATGGAGTCGGATTCCTTCGGCCTTTGCTTTGCAAGCCCCGATGCCAAGGAAGGTATGGGTGCCTTTCTGGAGAAGAGAAAACCGGAATTCAAGGGGGAGATCTGA
- a CDS encoding acetyl-CoA C-acetyltransferase: MGDVVIVSGARTPVGSFGGTLKTTPVVQLGALTLKAVLKKAGLRPVATENMTQYEPDALKGQGMIELEKKGYDYEDSLQPVEIDEVIMGNVCTAGVGQNPARQAAISAGVPKETPVFTVSKVCASGMKAIALGTQAIKAGDAQIVLAGGQENMSMIPYALPAARWGARMNNVDLVDLMILDGLFEIFYGYHMGITAENIAEKYGISRQEQDELGALSHARAREAIAKGYFKDEIVPVIVPQRKGDPIVFDTDERPMDTSVEKMAKLRPAFKKDGTVTAGNASGINDAAAALLLMSEEKAKDLGLKPLAKIKAYASGGVDPAYMGTGPIPAVRKVLKKTGMTIDDIGVIELNEAFASQAIACMRELNADIEKTNLVGSGISIGHPIGCTGARLIVTLTGLMHRLDKELGMAALCIGGGQGMAMILEKV; the protein is encoded by the coding sequence ATGGGAGATGTAGTAATCGTATCTGGGGCAAGGACCCCTGTAGGATCCTTCGGCGGGACCTTGAAAACGACACCTGTTGTTCAATTGGGGGCCCTGACCCTGAAGGCGGTGCTCAAGAAAGCCGGATTGCGCCCCGTTGCCACGGAAAACATGACCCAGTACGAGCCCGATGCGTTAAAAGGCCAGGGAATGATTGAACTGGAGAAGAAGGGGTACGACTATGAAGATTCCCTTCAACCTGTTGAAATCGACGAGGTCATCATGGGAAACGTTTGCACGGCGGGAGTAGGTCAGAACCCGGCCCGGCAGGCGGCCATCAGCGCAGGCGTTCCCAAGGAAACCCCCGTGTTTACCGTGAGCAAGGTTTGTGCTTCGGGAATGAAGGCGATCGCCCTTGGAACCCAGGCCATCAAGGCGGGCGATGCGCAAATCGTTCTAGCCGGGGGACAGGAAAACATGAGCATGATTCCTTACGCCCTCCCGGCCGCCCGCTGGGGAGCGAGGATGAACAACGTGGACCTCGTCGACCTGATGATCCTGGATGGTCTCTTCGAGATCTTTTATGGTTATCACATGGGGATTACTGCTGAGAATATAGCCGAAAAATATGGAATCAGCCGCCAGGAGCAGGATGAGCTGGGGGCCCTCAGCCATGCTCGGGCACGGGAAGCCATCGCCAAGGGGTATTTCAAGGATGAGATCGTGCCGGTTATAGTCCCCCAGCGAAAAGGCGATCCCATTGTGTTCGATACGGACGAAAGGCCCATGGACACGAGCGTTGAAAAGATGGCCAAGCTCAGGCCGGCATTCAAAAAGGATGGAACGGTCACGGCCGGAAACGCCTCGGGAATCAACGACGCCGCGGCGGCCCTCCTCCTGATGTCCGAAGAGAAGGCCAAGGACCTGGGGTTAAAGCCCCTCGCCAAGATCAAGGCCTATGCCTCCGGGGGAGTGGATCCGGCCTACATGGGTACCGGGCCGATCCCGGCTGTGAGAAAGGTCCTGAAAAAGACCGGTATGACCATCGATGACATTGGAGTCATCGAGTTGAACGAGGCCTTTGCGTCCCAGGCCATCGCCTGCATGAGGGAATTGAACGCGGATATCGAGAAAACCAACCTCGTTGGAAGCGGGATTTCCATCGGTCATCCCATAGGCTGTACCGGCGCCAGGCTCATCGTAACCCTTACCGGCCTGATGCATAGACTGGATAAGGAACTTGGTATGGCCGCTCTCTGTATCGGCGGTGGCCAGGGGATGGCGATGATTTTGGAGAAGGTGTAA
- a CDS encoding acetyl-CoA C-acetyltransferase, with translation MRDVVIVSACRTPIGDFAGSLSTVTATELGALVIQEAIRRAGIEKDNVDEVIMGCVLPHGLGQNPARQSMIRAGLPWEVGATTVNKVCGSGLKAVMMATQAIQCGDADVVVAGGQENMNLCPYLLPKARTGYRMNHGAAIDGMVHDGLWDHVNDFHMGQSAELVAEKYGVTRQDMDDHALNSYQKAWAAIEGGKFKDQIVPVKVPTKKGDPKVFDTDDIPLRKPRTSKEALAGLRPAFKKDGLVTAGNSSKIADGASAVVLMSREKAKELGCRPLVRVGAQAAGGLDMKYVLVAPLISIPKALKKAGLELQDIGLHEINEAFSSSSFAINRELGLDPEKVNIHGGSVALGHPIGASGARVLTTLIYAMKETGVEIGEASLCLGGGEAVTLIVHNEP, from the coding sequence ATGAGGGACGTAGTTATCGTCAGTGCATGCAGGACGCCAATAGGTGATTTTGCGGGTTCCTTGAGCACGGTTACGGCCACGGAGTTGGGTGCGCTTGTGATCCAAGAGGCTATCCGCAGGGCCGGGATCGAAAAGGACAATGTGGATGAAGTTATTATGGGGTGCGTCCTTCCCCATGGGCTGGGTCAGAATCCGGCCAGGCAATCCATGATCCGCGCCGGCCTTCCCTGGGAGGTGGGGGCAACCACGGTCAACAAGGTCTGCGGATCCGGGCTTAAAGCCGTCATGATGGCGACCCAGGCCATTCAATGCGGGGATGCCGATGTAGTGGTAGCCGGCGGGCAGGAGAATATGAACCTCTGCCCTTACCTTTTGCCGAAGGCCCGGACAGGGTATAGAATGAACCATGGGGCTGCGATAGACGGTATGGTCCACGATGGGCTCTGGGATCATGTCAATGATTTCCACATGGGGCAAAGCGCTGAACTGGTGGCTGAAAAATACGGTGTGACGCGTCAGGACATGGATGATCACGCCTTGAATTCCTACCAGAAGGCGTGGGCTGCAATCGAGGGGGGGAAGTTCAAGGATCAGATTGTGCCGGTTAAGGTGCCCACGAAGAAAGGAGATCCGAAGGTTTTTGACACGGATGATATTCCCTTGAGAAAGCCCAGGACCAGCAAGGAGGCCCTGGCTGGGTTGAGACCGGCCTTTAAGAAAGACGGCCTGGTCACGGCGGGCAATTCTTCAAAGATCGCCGACGGGGCTTCGGCAGTGGTGCTCATGTCCAGAGAGAAGGCCAAAGAACTGGGATGCCGGCCCTTGGTCCGGGTCGGGGCACAGGCCGCCGGGGGCCTGGACATGAAGTACGTCCTCGTGGCCCCGCTGATCTCCATCCCGAAAGCCTTGAAAAAGGCAGGGCTGGAACTGCAGGACATCGGGCTCCACGAGATAAACGAGGCCTTCAGCTCCTCTTCTTTTGCCATCAACCGGGAACTGGGCCTGGACCCTGAAAAGGTGAACATTCACGGGGGGTCGGTGGCTCTGGGGCATCCCATTGGAGCCAGCGGGGCACGGGTTCTCACCACTCTGATCTATGCCATGAAGGAGACCGGGGTGGAGATCGGGGAGGCCTCCCTTTGCCTGGGCGGGGGCGAGGCGGTAACCCTGATCGTGCACAACGAGCCCTGA
- a CDS encoding aminotransferase class I/II-fold pyridoxal phosphate-dependent enzyme: protein MNPLAQELNKIIQETNPYIYEMLSDVGKNLFFPKGILTQSAEAKEKAYRFNATIGMATEKGDIMHLPSVMSMIRGLTPRESLSYAPSFGIPSLRETWRDALFQKNPSLRGKPISLPVVTNAITHGLSVIADMWVNPGDVIILPDKMWGNYNLIFSVRRGADIVHFNLFNDQGGFDLESFEKCLMDQAGKREKIILILNFPNNPTGYTVTIQEGNRIAEILQSLAAQGKQIVAITDDAYFGLFYDEDILKESLFARLVDLDPRLLAIKLDGATKEDYVWGLRVGFITYGGRFNGNASDLFNALERKTAGAVRGSISNASHLGQSIILKALNSESYQQEIREKYDIMKGRAQAVKEVLTDSKYASAFQPYPFNSGYFMCIRLKKVDAETLRVHLLEKYGVGLISLGSHDLRVAFSCVEKEDIPELFDTILQGVQDLGG from the coding sequence ATGAATCCTTTAGCGCAGGAACTCAATAAGATCATTCAAGAAACCAATCCTTACATTTATGAGATGCTTTCTGATGTAGGGAAAAATTTATTCTTCCCTAAGGGAATCCTCACACAAAGCGCAGAAGCGAAGGAAAAGGCATACAGGTTCAACGCCACCATCGGGATGGCCACCGAGAAGGGCGACATCATGCATCTCCCGTCGGTCATGTCTATGATAAGGGGGCTGACTCCCCGTGAATCTCTCTCCTACGCCCCTTCCTTCGGGATCCCTTCCCTGCGAGAAACATGGCGCGACGCCCTCTTTCAGAAAAACCCCTCTTTGCGAGGAAAACCGATCAGCCTTCCCGTGGTGACAAATGCCATTACCCATGGTCTGAGTGTAATTGCCGACATGTGGGTCAACCCGGGGGATGTGATCATCCTTCCCGACAAGATGTGGGGAAACTATAACCTGATTTTTTCCGTTCGTCGGGGTGCTGACATCGTTCATTTCAATCTCTTCAACGACCAGGGAGGATTCGATCTCGAATCCTTTGAAAAATGCCTGATGGATCAGGCCGGTAAGCGGGAAAAAATCATCCTCATTCTCAATTTCCCGAACAACCCGACCGGATACACCGTAACCATACAAGAAGGGAACCGTATTGCAGAGATCTTGCAGTCCCTGGCCGCCCAAGGTAAACAAATTGTCGCGATAACCGATGACGCCTATTTCGGGCTTTTCTATGATGAGGACATACTCAAGGAATCTCTTTTCGCCCGCCTCGTGGACCTGGATCCAAGGCTATTGGCCATCAAGCTCGATGGAGCCACCAAGGAGGACTATGTCTGGGGATTGAGGGTGGGATTCATTACGTACGGGGGTCGTTTCAACGGAAACGCCTCAGATCTGTTCAACGCCCTGGAGAGAAAGACGGCCGGAGCAGTCCGCGGATCCATTTCCAACGCTTCCCATTTGGGGCAATCCATCATTCTCAAGGCCCTGAACTCCGAATCCTACCAGCAGGAGATCCGCGAAAAGTACGATATCATGAAGGGACGGGCCCAGGCTGTCAAGGAGGTCCTGACAGACTCCAAGTATGCCTCAGCATTTCAGCCTTACCCTTTCAATTCCGGATACTTCATGTGTATCCGGCTGAAAAAGGTAGACGCCGAAACCCTCAGGGTCCATTTGCTGGAAAAATATGGTGTGGGCCTGATCTCCCTGGGAAGTCACGACCTGCGGGTAGCCTTCTCCTGTGTTGAAAAGGAAGATATCCCGGAGCTGTTCGACACGATTCTTCAAGGCGTACAAGACCTTGGAGGATGA